DNA from Thioclava sp. GXIMD2076:
GTCGAGACGCAGATCATCGCGGATCTGGGTCCCGCCTATGACGCAGAAAAGCTCGGCTCCAGCATCAAGGTCGACATCACGAGCGCAGAAGTTGCCAGCACCTGGGATCATCTGGCGGATATCGGCGACACCAAGATGGGCGCGCAAATCAACGTCTATTCCGCCACCGACAACGCCAAATTCGATCACTATGACCTGGATGTCGGCTTCCCCAATATCGCTGTCTCCCTGCCCGAGGGCACCGATGCCACGGCACTTACGGTCGATGATCCGGTCTATTACAATGCCCTTGTCGATCTCTTCTCGGACGCGGTTGTCGAGCGCCTGAAATAACACTCACGGCACTGCCGCCAGAGCCCCGGTCTTCAGGCCGGGGCTTTATGCTATCCGCATGGCACAATCAAAGCGCCACATAATTAGGGCGCCCTTGCGGCAGCCTCCTCAAGGCATAAAAAAACCGGGCTTGATGCCCGGTTTTCCATCGCAGATCCGCTCCGCTTATTTCGCAAGATGCGAACGGAGCATCCATGCCATTTTCTCGTGCTGACCGGCAACGCCACCCAGAAGATCGTCGGTGGCGTGGTCGTTATGCTCGTCGGCCAGCTCGATCACATCCTGAATGCGGGCAGCAATCGCCTCATGATCTTTCACCAGATCGGCAATCATCTCTTCCGCCGTGGGCTTGCCATCCAGCTCGTCCAGCTGCGAGAAGGCGTTGAGTTGCTTGAGGTTCATCGGTGCCAGCTCGCCCAGTGCGCGCACGCGTTCGGCAATGACATCGGCGCTCTCGAACAACTCGCCATATTGCTCCTCGGTCAGAAGGTGCAGCGGACGGAACAGCGGGCCCTCTACATTCCAGTGATAGAACTGAGTTTTGATCGCCAGCTTATAAACGTCGGACGCAACCTGG
Protein-coding regions in this window:
- a CDS encoding DNA starvation/stationary phase protection protein; the protein is MDNVLQVKPKAEKVNTGVEGKKVMAKAVNQVASDVYKLAIKTQFYHWNVEGPLFRPLHLLTEEQYGELFESADVIAERVRALGELAPMNLKQLNAFSQLDELDGKPTAEEMIADLVKDHEAIAARIQDVIELADEHNDHATDDLLGGVAGQHEKMAWMLRSHLAK